From a single Ooceraea biroi isolate clonal line C1 chromosome 12, Obir_v5.4, whole genome shotgun sequence genomic region:
- the LOC113561427 gene encoding uncharacterized protein LOC113561427 codes for MSTFEALQLKHERDRSQASLCYVLPIYSVLHTDSSPESDEVTLSTCELFQHGKHEQNKDENQDTLYSLLEDIEDNDPETATLDLQKFLRNWAVTNGVKSCAVSDLLSHLKKYPLFSTLPKDARTLLRTPRKCNVINIQPGEYCHFGITNGIIETLSNDSIKEQCKLQGVHIAVGIDDLPLSKSSLSTFWPIVGSIVPNGSVFLIGVYHGNCKPESSALFLQNFVNDALLVYEHGIEIGDIIVPFSIKYFILDAPAKSFVLNVKGHTGYNSCTKCHVKGLNDHGRVYFMDKNAQKRTNEEFRLHTDHEYHLGISELERLPNIDLIKCFPLDYMHLICLGVIRKLTYLWIRIGNDSKRQKWQLSFTQITHISNTLIHIKPLVPSEFARKPRSLKFIKQWKATEYRQLLFYTGLVVFRHVLQEDLYRHFLTLHVAVRILASKDLHEYLKYAQVLLEHFVDSFGILYNNYFISHNVHGLLHITEDVRHFGSIEKFSAFRFENFLYFIKKLIRKSEKPLQQRFNRYNEIKRNSNNKEQHITLFDKLIPLESSAYNDIVPDGCNNPLYKKAVCNNFTLSVNNNANNCCALEDGSVIIVQQIVRHVQLNDFVIIGKKFVRKTYFYNTPCTSNLLDTYVVSESALSQTIMWLLSKVKRKFLKIPHENDKYVIVPLLHNEND; via the coding sequence atgtccacgtttgaggcgttacagttaaaacacgagcgtgaccgctctcaggcttctctctgctatGTACTTCCGATTTATAGTGTTTTGCATACTGACAGTTCACCTGAAAGTGATGAGGTAACATTATCTACTTGTGAATTATTCCAACATGGAAAACATGAGCAAAATAAAGATGAGAATCAGGATACATTATATTCATTGCTGGAAGATATTGAAGACAATGATCCAGAGACGGCAACGTTAGATTTACAGAAGTTTTTAAGAAATTGGGCCGTAACAAACGGAGTAAAGAGTTGTGCTGTGTCAGATCTTCTATCGCACTTGAAGAAATATCCACTTTTCTCTACTCTTCCAAAAGATGCCAGAACGTTATTACGTACCCCTCGAAAGtgtaatgttataaatatacaacCTGGCGAATATTGTCATTTTGGTATAACTAATGGTATAATAGAAACACTCTCAAACGATTCGATAAAAGAACAATGCAAATTGCAAGGTGTACATATAGCTGTAGGTATTGACGATCTTCCTCTTTCCAAATCGTCATTAAGTACGTTTTGGCCAATTGTAGGTTCTATAGTTCCTAATGGATCTGTCTTTCTTATTGGGGTTTACCATGGAAATTGTAAACCCGAAAGTAGCGCTctctttttgcaaaattttgtaaatgacGCATTACTGGTGTATGAACACGGAATTGAAATAGGTGATATAATTGTtccattttctataaaatattttattctagatGCACCTGCTAAATCATTCGTTCTAAATGTGAAAGGACACACAGGTTATAATAGTTGTACGAAATGTCATGTTAAGGGTTTGAATGATCATGGACGCGTATATTTTATGGACAAAAATGCACAGAAGAGAACTAATGAAGAATTTAGATTACATACCGATCATGAATATCATTTGGGTATTAGTGAATTAGAAAGACTGCCAAACATCGATCTGATTAAATGTTTTCCTCTCGATTATATGCATTTAATCTGTTTAGGCGTTATACGTAAGTTAACATATTTGTGGATACGAATAGGAAATGATTCTAAACGACAAAAATGGCAACTTAGCTTTACTCAAATTACACATATTTCGAATACTCTAATACACATAAAACCATTAGTTCCAAGTGAATTTGCACGTAAGCCAcgttcattaaaatttataaaacaatggAAAGCCACTGAATAccgacaattattattttacacggGATTGGTCGTTTTCAGACATGTATTACAAGAAGACTTATATCGGCATTTTCTAACATTACATGTAGCAGTTAGAATTTTAGCGTCCAAAGATcttcatgaatatttaaaatatgctcAAGTTCTTCTTGAGCATTTTGTAGACTCGTTTGGGATTCTTTACaacaattatttcatatctCATAATGTTCATGGACTTCTTCATATTACGGAAGATGTTAGACATTTCGGAAGTATAGAAAAGTTTAGTGCatttcgatttgaaaattttctgtattttataaaaaaattaattcgcaaAAGCGAGAAACCGTTACAACAGCGTTTTAATcgttataatgaaattaaacgtAACAGCAATAACAAAGAACAGCATATCACactttttgataaattaataccTTTGGAATCTTCTGCTTACAACGATATTGTACCAGATGGATGTAACAatcctttatataaaaaagcagtttgtaataattttacgttATCAGTTAATAACAATGCTAATAATTGTTGCGCTTTAGAAGATGGTAGTGTTATAATTGTCCAACAAATAGTACGACATGTGCAGTTGAATGATTTTGTGATAATAGGAAAGAAGTTTGtacgaaaaacatatttttacaatactcCTTGCACATCTAATTTACTAGACACGTATGTTGTTTCAGAATCAGCGTTATCGCAAACTATAATGTGGCTATTGTCTAaagtaaaacgaaaatttttaaaaataccacatgaaaatgataaatacgTTATCGTACCATTACTGCACAATGAAAATGATTAA